The following DNA comes from Blastocatellia bacterium.
CCATTTCATGCTGGACATTCACACCAAAGAGAACGGGTATCGCGAAATGTGGCTGCCGTTCATCATCAATGACCAAAGCTTGTATGGCACTGGTCAATTGCCCAAGTTTGAAGCCGACTTGTTTAAGCTAGCTACCGACGATGTGAAGGATTTGCAGGAGCAACCGACGGCGCGACGACAGTTTTACCTGACGCCCACAGCCGAAGTGCCACTCGTCAATTTGTATCGTGACGAAATCCTTGACGGCGCCCAGTTGCCGATCAGTCTGACGGCCTATACGCCATGTTTCCGGAGCGAGGCCGGCAGCTATGGCAAGGATGTTCGGGGTCTGATTCGTCAGCACCAATTCGACAAGGTGGAGTTGGTCAAGTTCACTCATCCGGAGACGTCCTATGATGAGTTGGAAAAGTTGACCTGCCATGCGGAAAGTGTGCTGCAACGCTTGGGATTGGCCTATCGTGTGGTCGTTCTTTGTACGGGCGATATGGGCTTTGGCGCATCGAAAACCTACGACATCGAAGTGTGGTTGCCGAGTCAGCGCCGCTATCGGGAGATTTCATCGTGCTCCAATTGCGAGGCGTTTCAGGCTCGCCGCGCCAATATCCGATTTCGTCGAGAGAAGGGGAGCAAACCGGAGTTCGTGCATACGTTGAATGGTTCCGGTGTAGCTGTGGGCCGCGCCTGGCTGGCCATTTTGGAGAACTATCAGCAAGCCGATGGCTCCGTCCTGATTCCACCTGCCCTGCAACCTTATTTGGATGGCCTCGAGCGAATCGAACCCCCCTCATGAGTGGGCCTGTCGCTGGAAGGATGGGGTACTCATGAGCTGAGCTTTTTCGACGTGATGCTTTCGATCACGGAATGCGGAAACGCTTGCCCATTTTGCTTCGTCATGAGCTGAGCTTTTTCGGGCGTGATACCCCTGTGCTTGTCCTGCTTGTCAGCGGCAGGATGATTATGTAGAATTGGGCTGCCTTTTCTGCGGATGTGGCGGAATGGCAGACGCGCAGCGCTCAGGACGCTGTGGGAGCAATCCCGTGGAGGTTCAAGTCCTCTCATCCGCACCACTTTGTTACCTGCATTGCCTGGCCGGCGAAACTCCGCAGACGTGATTTTTTCTCCAGGATTGTTATGAGCTATTTGACGGAGGGCATCGCCGACGAGCTCCGTGCACACCACGAAGGATGAAAATAAAGCTGCCGGGCGCTGAGACAAGAGAGACTCCTCCTCTCTCCGCATTCTTGGTGTCTTGGCGGTTATTTTTCCGGGAGAGCGGTTAAGCAGACATTTCTTCCAGAGCTTTGGCGCCGCTGACGATTTCGATGATTTCCTTGGTGATGAACCCTTGACGGGCGCGGTTCATCGTCAACGTTAAGCTATCAATCAGTTCTTTAGCGTTATTGGTCGCTGAATCCATAGCGACCATGCGCGCGCCGTGCTCCGATGCCGTTGACTCCAGCAACGCGCGATACACCTGCGTTTCAATGTAGTGAGGAAGAAGACTGCCAAAGATCTCAGCCGGCGGTTGCTCGTAGAGGTAGTCAACAAATATCTCCTTGGCCGGTTCTTCTTGCCGGGCGAATCCGCCAAGCGGAAGCAGTTGATCAACGACGACGCGTTGTGACATGACCGATTTGAATTCATTGTAGAGCAGGTAGACGCGGTCAATCCCTTGCTCGCGGTCGGAGAAGAGTTGGATCAGTTCCTGCGCAATGCGTTGCGCGTCGAAGAACTCGACATTTTTGGCCGTGACGTTCAGGTACTCTTGCCGAATCGGAACATTCCGTCGCCGGAAGAAATCGCGTCCGCGTCGCCCGATGGTGATCAGCTCAACGTGTTTATCCTGATGCTCGCGGAGAAATTGTTGAGCAGCGCGGATCAAATTTGTGTTGAAAGCGCCACACAGACCTCGATCAGCGGTGATCAACACCAGCAGATAATGCTGATCGTCGCGTTGCTCCAGCAGCGGGTGTGAGTAGCCCTCAGCGCGTTCAGAGAGGTCGCGCAACACTTCCACCATTTTGTTGGCGTATGGGCGCGCGGCAATGACCCGGCCCTGCGCGCGCCGCAGCTTGGCCGCCGCGACCAGTTTCATAGCTCGCGTTACTTGCTGCATGCTTTTGACCGCGCGGATGCGTCGTCGCAAATCTTGAATGCTTGGCATAGAGTTACTCGCTTATCAAACCGCGGATGGGGGCCAGAGACCGAGAGCAGGAGACCGGCCACCACCTATGCGCCGGCAACCAGCGACGAACGGCCGGCACTTGCTTCGGCCATGAAGCGATCCCGAAATTCGCTGACCGCCTGCTCCAGCTCGTGTTTGATCTCGTCATCAATCGCCTTGCGCGTTCGGATTTTTTCCAGCAAGCTGCCTCGACTGTTTTCCACAAAGCGCAGCAAACCGTCTTCAAACTTTTTCACATCTTCAACGGCGATGTCATCAAGGTAACCGTTCGTGCCAGCCCAGATGACGAGCACTTGCTTTTCGACTTCCAGTGGTTGGTATTGCCCTTGTTTGAGCAGCTCGGTGAGCCGGCGTCCGCGATTCAACTGAGCCAACGTGACCTTATCCAATTCTGAACCGAATTGAGCGAATGCCGCTAACTCACGGAACTGAGCCAGCTCCAGTCGAAGCGTGCCAGCCACCTGCTTCATCGCTTTGATCTGAGCGTTGCCGCCCACGCGCGAGACCGAAATGCCCACGTTAATCGCCGGTCGAATGCCGCTATGGAACAGGTCTGATTCCAGGTAAATCTGACCGTCGGTGATGGAAATGACGTTGGTCGGAATGTAGGCCGATACGTCGCCCAATTGAGTTTCAATGATCGGCAGCGCGGTGAGCGATCCGCCGCCGTTCTCATCGTTGAGTTTTGCGGCGCGTTCCAGCAACCGTGAGTGCAGATAGAAGACGTCACCTGGATACGCTTCTCGTCCCGGCGGCCGGCGCAGCAACAGCGAAATTTCGCGGTAGGCGGCAGCGTGCTTGGAGAGGTCATCATAAATGACCAACGCATGTTGACCACGATCCATGAAGTATTCGCCCATCGCGCAGCCGGCGTAAGGAGCCAAATACTGCATCGCCGCTGGGTCTGAGGCCGTCGCCGATACGACGATGGTGTAGGGCATCGCGCCATAGTCGTCAAGCGTTTTGACCACTTGAGCGACGGTTGACTGCTTCTGGCCAATCGCCACATAGATACAGATGACGTTTTTGCCCTTTTGATTGATGATTGTATCAATGGCGACGGCTGTTTTGCCGGTTTGGCGGTCCCCGATGATGAGCTCGCGTTGGCCGCGGCCGATCGGGATCATGCTATCAATCGCCTTGATGCCGGTCTGTAACGGTTCTTTCACCGGTTGACGATCCACCACGCCGGGCGCGATGCGTTCAACCGGATTGTACGTATCGGTGACAATCGGTCCGCGTCCATCCAGTGGCCGTCCCAGCGCATCAACCACGCGGCCAATCAGCGCCTCGCCAACAGGCACTTGCATGATGCGGCGTGTCCGTTTGACCAGGTCGCCTTCCTTGATGGCGTGGTACTCGCCGAACAAGACGGCGCCGACCTTATCTTCCTCCAGATTCAACGCCAGTCCTGCCACGTCATGCGGCAATGAGAGCAATTCGCCGGCCATGACTTTCTCCAGGCCATAAATTTCGGCGATCCCGTCGCCCACCTTGATCGTCGTGCCAATTTCGTCAACGGCGACCGTCGCCTCAAAATTTTCTATTTGCCGTCGTATGATGTCGCTGATTTCATCTGCTCTGATTTTGTCCATAGGGTGTTCCAACTCCGAGCGACTGCTCTGTTATTGACTGAGCTTCTTTCTGAGATTTTCCAATTGAGTCAGGATAGACCCATCATAGACCTCGCTGCCGATCTGCGCGACCACGCCTCCCAGAATAGCCGGGTCCGTCTTCACCTGAAGGCGAACGCGTTTTCCCGTCAGCTTCTCCAGTTGAGCTTGCAGCTCGCTCCGTTCATCTTCGCGCAGCGGGCGCGCTGTCGTCACGTTCGCCGTGGTGATGCCCTGGCGTTGATCCAATTCGCGCAAGTACGCCGCGTAGATGTTCGCCACTTCGTGCAGGCGTTCATTCCTCAAAAGCAGGCGAAGAAAGTTTTGCGTGTAGCGACTGGGCTTCCACCGTTCGATCAAAGCCCGCAGGACTTTTTCTTTTTGCCACCGGCTGATCGCAGGGTTGGCGAACACGGCGTAGAGGTCAGGATATTCTTTCATCCATTGA
Coding sequences within:
- the atpA gene encoding F0F1 ATP synthase subunit alpha, producing MDKIRADEISDIIRRQIENFEATVAVDEIGTTIKVGDGIAEIYGLEKVMAGELLSLPHDVAGLALNLEEDKVGAVLFGEYHAIKEGDLVKRTRRIMQVPVGEALIGRVVDALGRPLDGRGPIVTDTYNPVERIAPGVVDRQPVKEPLQTGIKAIDSMIPIGRGQRELIIGDRQTGKTAVAIDTIINQKGKNVICIYVAIGQKQSTVAQVVKTLDDYGAMPYTIVVSATASDPAAMQYLAPYAGCAMGEYFMDRGQHALVIYDDLSKHAAAYREISLLLRRPPGREAYPGDVFYLHSRLLERAAKLNDENGGGSLTALPIIETQLGDVSAYIPTNVISITDGQIYLESDLFHSGIRPAINVGISVSRVGGNAQIKAMKQVAGTLRLELAQFRELAAFAQFGSELDKVTLAQLNRGRRLTELLKQGQYQPLEVEKQVLVIWAGTNGYLDDIAVEDVKKFEDGLLRFVENSRGSLLEKIRTRKAIDDEIKHELEQAVSEFRDRFMAEASAGRSSLVAGA
- the atpH gene encoding ATP synthase F1 subunit delta, producing MSSQKVAQRYATALADLTLDATAQATIRNELSTMSQWMKEYPDLYAVFANPAISRWQKEKVLRALIERWKPSRYTQNFLRLLLRNERLHEVANIYAAYLRELDQRQGITTANVTTARPLREDERSELQAQLEKLTGKRVRLQVKTDPAILGGVVAQIGSEVYDGSILTQLENLRKKLSQ
- the serS gene encoding serine--tRNA ligase → MLDIKFVRDNLQWVQQRLATRGPVNALDEFERLERDRRALITEADRLKAERNRLSQEIGRLIKAGEREHAEALKAQIKDLPDRIKHLDEQSAAVEAQLHGILASLPNLPHESVPVGADESANVEVRRWGTPPTFDFEPKDHVEIGTLLGILDTERATKIAGARFAVLPGLGARLERALIHFMLDIHTKENGYREMWLPFIINDQSLYGTGQLPKFEADLFKLATDDVKDLQEQPTARRQFYLTPTAEVPLVNLYRDEILDGAQLPISLTAYTPCFRSEAGSYGKDVRGLIRQHQFDKVELVKFTHPETSYDELEKLTCHAESVLQRLGLAYRVVVLCTGDMGFGASKTYDIEVWLPSQRRYREISSCSNCEAFQARRANIRFRREKGSKPEFVHTLNGSGVAVGRAWLAILENYQQADGSVLIPPALQPYLDGLERIEPPS
- the atpG gene encoding ATP synthase F1 subunit gamma, which translates into the protein MPSIQDLRRRIRAVKSMQQVTRAMKLVAAAKLRRAQGRVIAARPYANKMVEVLRDLSERAEGYSHPLLEQRDDQHYLLVLITADRGLCGAFNTNLIRAAQQFLREHQDKHVELITIGRRGRDFFRRRNVPIRQEYLNVTAKNVEFFDAQRIAQELIQLFSDREQGIDRVYLLYNEFKSVMSQRVVVDQLLPLGGFARQEEPAKEIFVDYLYEQPPAEIFGSLLPHYIETQVYRALLESTASEHGARMVAMDSATNNAKELIDSLTLTMNRARQGFITKEIIEIVSGAKALEEMSA